A window of Streptomyces sp. DG1A-41 contains these coding sequences:
- a CDS encoding FAD-dependent monooxygenase translates to MGGLTKRGPGASVLVVGAGPVGLVVACELLQRDIPVRVVDAGRGHSAHSRANVIWPRNLELLDRIGVTDDLLGIGHRLAGTAFYSRGRRLATAWMSRLPDSPYPFALTLSQNDTEQVLRRRLAALGGTLEEGVRLTALDNTPGGPVVKLEHDGGRIEELEPGWLVGADGAHSTVRKELGIAYDGPPVDVSFAITDARLTTTLSEDLSHYCYAPSGAMVLGPMGDGVHRIALNVPHDAYDEHDPPPREMFQQFVDDRAAGRSRVEELLWSGSFRVRVRIASSFRSERCFLAGDAAHVISPAGGQGMNTGMQDAFNLAWKLSGVIRGEFGESILDSYDTERRAVSHDVARSTELLTKAGLVNSPAKVALRDAAFMAADRTGLFQRKLAPQLGQTAVSYGGDRHPRLPVMVSGGTGPGGTPPRPGSGGWPAIDRDRHTVLLWPGTRTPPPDWRRTRDRMRRALPEGTPVLDLTRAVPKGLSVALGPRPAVAVVRPDGHLLARLDPRRPQETTDLLTRAAHLRSRT, encoded by the coding sequence GTGGGCGGCCTGACGAAGCGTGGGCCCGGGGCGTCCGTGCTGGTCGTCGGGGCGGGCCCGGTCGGTCTGGTCGTCGCCTGCGAGCTGCTGCAGCGGGACATCCCGGTCCGCGTCGTGGACGCCGGGCGCGGGCACTCGGCGCACTCCCGGGCGAACGTGATCTGGCCGCGCAACCTCGAACTGCTCGACCGGATCGGGGTGACCGACGACCTGCTGGGAATCGGCCACCGGCTGGCGGGCACGGCGTTCTACTCGCGCGGCCGCCGGCTGGCGACGGCCTGGATGAGCAGGCTGCCGGACTCGCCGTACCCGTTCGCGCTGACGCTCTCGCAGAACGACACCGAGCAGGTGCTGCGCCGGCGGCTCGCCGCGCTCGGCGGCACCCTGGAGGAGGGCGTCCGGCTCACCGCCCTGGACAACACCCCGGGCGGCCCGGTCGTCAAGCTGGAGCACGACGGCGGCCGGATCGAGGAGTTGGAGCCCGGCTGGCTGGTCGGTGCGGACGGAGCGCACAGCACCGTCCGCAAGGAACTGGGCATCGCCTACGACGGTCCGCCGGTCGACGTGTCGTTCGCCATCACCGACGCCCGGCTGACCACCACCCTCTCCGAGGACCTGTCGCACTACTGCTACGCGCCGAGCGGCGCCATGGTCCTCGGCCCGATGGGCGACGGCGTGCACCGCATCGCCCTGAACGTGCCGCACGACGCGTACGACGAGCACGACCCGCCGCCGCGCGAGATGTTCCAGCAGTTCGTCGACGACCGGGCGGCCGGCCGCAGCCGGGTCGAGGAACTGCTGTGGAGCGGCTCCTTCCGGGTGCGCGTCCGGATCGCCTCCAGCTTCCGCAGCGAGCGCTGCTTCCTGGCCGGCGACGCCGCGCACGTGATCAGCCCGGCCGGCGGGCAGGGCATGAACACGGGGATGCAGGACGCGTTCAACCTGGCGTGGAAACTGTCGGGCGTCATCCGCGGGGAGTTCGGGGAGTCGATCCTGGACTCCTACGACACCGAGCGCCGGGCCGTCTCCCACGACGTGGCGCGCTCGACCGAGCTGCTGACCAAGGCTGGCCTGGTCAACTCCCCGGCGAAGGTCGCCCTCCGGGACGCGGCGTTCATGGCCGCCGACCGGACCGGTCTGTTCCAGCGCAAGCTGGCCCCGCAGCTCGGCCAGACGGCCGTGAGCTACGGCGGTGACCGCCATCCCCGGCTGCCGGTGATGGTCTCGGGCGGGACCGGCCCGGGCGGGACGCCCCCGCGTCCCGGCAGCGGCGGCTGGCCGGCGATCGACCGGGACCGGCACACCGTGCTGCTGTGGCCCGGTACGCGGACCCCGCCGCCGGACTGGCGGCGCACCCGCGACCGGATGCGGCGGGCGCTGCCCGAGGGCACGCCCGTGCTCGACCTCACCCGCGCGGTCCCCAAGGGCCTGTCCGTGGCGCTCGGTCCGCGACCGGCCGTGGCCGTGGTCCGTCCGGACGGCCATCTGCTGGCCCGGCTCGACCCGCGGCGGCCACAGGAGACCACCGATCTGCTCACCCGAGCGGCCCACCTCAGGAGCCGGACATGA
- a CDS encoding aldo/keto reductase — translation MRRIQLGGSQRTFAAVGLGCMGMSWGYDELGRDENESIGVIRHALEIGADLIDTADQYGPFTNELLVGKALRGHRDKALLATKGGLVVDDPATYRSHRDGRPEYLRAAVDASLKRLGVDHVDLYQLHRIDPEVPVEESWGALVELVKEGKLGALGLSEASVEEIGRAQAVHPVASVQSELSLWSRDALTSGVVEYCGREGIAFIAFAPLGRGFLSGLISSPKDLPDVDGRHRIPRFQPEAISANQAIVDRVRTVADRLGATVAQVAIAWVLAQGDHVGVIPGTKTRRYLEDNVAAGSLTLTPEDLAELAALPEAVGAR, via the coding sequence ATGCGCAGGATCCAACTGGGCGGCTCACAGCGGACCTTCGCGGCCGTCGGCCTCGGCTGCATGGGCATGTCGTGGGGGTACGACGAACTGGGCCGGGACGAGAACGAGTCCATCGGGGTCATCCGGCATGCCCTGGAGATCGGCGCCGATCTGATCGACACGGCCGACCAGTACGGCCCGTTCACCAACGAACTGCTGGTCGGCAAGGCGCTGCGGGGACACCGCGACAAGGCGCTGCTCGCCACCAAGGGCGGGCTCGTGGTGGACGACCCCGCCACCTACCGCAGCCACCGGGACGGCCGGCCCGAGTATCTGCGCGCCGCCGTCGACGCCAGCCTGAAGCGGCTCGGCGTCGACCATGTGGACCTCTACCAGCTGCACCGCATCGACCCCGAGGTGCCGGTGGAGGAGAGCTGGGGTGCGCTCGTGGAGCTGGTGAAGGAGGGCAAGCTCGGCGCGCTCGGCCTGTCCGAGGCGTCGGTGGAGGAGATCGGCCGGGCACAGGCGGTTCATCCGGTGGCCTCCGTGCAGAGCGAACTGTCCCTGTGGAGCCGCGACGCCCTGACGAGCGGCGTGGTGGAGTACTGCGGCCGTGAGGGCATCGCGTTCATCGCGTTCGCTCCGCTCGGCCGGGGCTTCCTGTCCGGGTTGATCAGCAGCCCGAAGGACCTGCCGGACGTGGACGGGCGGCACCGGATCCCCCGGTTCCAGCCCGAGGCCATCAGCGCCAACCAGGCCATCGTCGACCGGGTCCGGACCGTGGCCGACCGGCTCGGCGCGACGGTGGCCCAGGTCGCGATCGCCTGGGTGCTGGCCCAGGGCGACCACGTCGGCGTCATCCCCGGCACCAAGACTCGCCGCTACCTGGAGGACAACGTGGCGGCCGGTTCCCTGACCCTGACCCCCGAGGACCTGGCGGAACTGGCCGCACTGCCGGAGGCCGTCGGCGCACGCTAG
- a CDS encoding HAD-IB family hydrolase: protein MTTALPPLTTAHSRPVVAFFDADETLIAMKTPFSLLRHRLRRQGDVAGAEYERLVEPLRRLASMGVTPVEVVSKFYELHTGVPWDDVVAEARDWYAELREVGPPFIEPTVTRLRRHQEAGHHTVVISGSWPATLHPITDDLGIDLVLCTEPELDADRRMTGAIRHAMFGPAKAEAVRQALEKFGADPADCHAYGDDPGDLTMLRMVGHPAVVGANPRMTAHAAEHGWPVIPATLVTGTRRQPV, encoded by the coding sequence ATGACCACTGCCCTGCCCCCGCTGACCACCGCTCACTCCCGTCCCGTGGTGGCGTTCTTCGACGCCGACGAGACACTCATCGCCATGAAGACCCCGTTCTCGCTGCTGCGCCACCGGCTGCGGCGGCAGGGGGACGTGGCGGGCGCCGAGTACGAACGGCTGGTGGAGCCGCTGCGGCGGCTGGCGTCCATGGGCGTCACCCCCGTCGAGGTGGTGTCCAAGTTCTACGAGCTGCACACCGGCGTTCCCTGGGACGACGTGGTCGCCGAGGCGCGCGACTGGTACGCCGAACTGCGCGAAGTCGGCCCGCCGTTCATCGAGCCGACCGTCACCCGGCTGCGCCGTCACCAGGAGGCGGGCCACCACACGGTCGTCATCTCCGGCTCCTGGCCCGCGACCCTGCACCCGATCACCGACGACCTCGGGATCGACCTGGTCCTGTGCACCGAGCCGGAGCTGGACGCGGACCGGCGCATGACCGGGGCGATCCGGCACGCTATGTTCGGCCCGGCGAAGGCCGAGGCGGTCCGGCAGGCGCTGGAGAAGTTCGGCGCGGATCCGGCGGACTGCCACGCCTACGGGGACGACCCGGGGGACCTGACCATGCTCCGCATGGTGGGCCACCCGGCCGTGGTCGGAGCCAACCCGAGGATGACGGCCCACGCGGCGGAACACGGCTGGCCGGTCATCCCGGCGACCCTCGTGACCGGCACCCGGCGCCAGCCGGTGTGA